The stretch of DNA TGGTACACCCTTGCCCTTGATGGTTATGTTataacttaaaaacaagaatatgGCGCATCTAGACTGGATTAATTTTAATAGGTGAgtacataattatatatatttttatcctATTTAACTACAATTCATTTGATTGTGGAACCTGTTCACTTTTTAATGCTTATATGGTACTAAGAATAAGAACTATTCCATCATCATAGGCATATGAAAATATGCTCTTAAAGTGGCAACTGGGAACTGCAAGGTTCTAGTAAAATATCTATGGAaactgaatacaataaaaattataattatgacTCTTTCCTACATATTtgtaatactttttttataattatgtagtttaacttttttttattttatttcagaataCCTTATGTACTGTGTCCTGTGTCATGAGCAATTGATGAACCTGTCTAGTTCCTCCATGGTATTTTTCTATGTTTCCTAGAGACAACTTATTGTGGAAGGAGTTTACTTATGTGCTTTTGAGGATAACAATGATACTCCTGTTATTCATATCAGCAAAGAAAATGTACCTTTGCAATTGAAAACTGTTGCATATACCTCAGATCGGTAAAATGTGAATACAAAAAGAACATGTTCAACTAATTTGTCTTCCTCAGAAACTGAAGACATAAAAGTTTGCAAATTATTTGCCAAgttattttctttacttaaaatattatcagGAAAATaggatattttgaaaaatatacatCATTTGTAATATTTTAGCTTTAATAATCAGTTATGAATGGTACTTACAAGTAAACAACAGATTAAATATCTTAAACTAATGTAAATTATtctattaaaacaaaaacatagGTATACTTAAAGTAGAaacatactatattaaaatacaaGCTACTGATTGTCTTTCCATGTATTATGGCCTAGCATTTTTTTGGATGGTATGAATTTTAAGCAACCGCCATTCTTTTCAACTCCTGCTTTGGTTGCCAAAATAGCCTTTGCTGTTGAAGAGTTTAATAAATTCCGTTTGTCACTTTTTATGTTAAACAAATCACTAAATATACGTTCTACACTAGCATTAGAGAATGGCAAAACAAAAAGTAGCTGTagcgttttttttaaattcggaaataaaaaagcattagcatcattttttaaattaaatatttgagaCCAATATTGCTCACAGTCAtctgaatttaaatttaatttttcaaagtctaATAAAGCGTGTCTTCTCCATTCATTATCTAACTCCTGAATATTAACATATTCTTTTAAAATAGGGAATTGATTAGTTACACAttgtaatgattttatttcaaagcTTTGTGCAATTTTGGGATCcaatattgaaattattttatagatAGGGTCGTTAAAGGTGAATCGATTTTTAATATTACTAACTAACTCTATATAGAAttctaaaatacatttaaaaaactatCAAATTCTTTTTGGTTCAAATttggctttttttttaattctttcaaGCTTTCTGTTGCAGCAACTCCTATATAAATATCATGTAAACTAACAAAATTTGTAGGGTTTTCATGGTTAAGTCTAAATATGTCGTTGGTTCTTTTTATTACAGACATCTTTATAAAATTAGAACACAGCGTTCTCAACAGAGTTTCAGTTTGTGGCTGAACCTTACAAAGAAGTGGTTTTTCTGACTGAAAGAGTAAATTGAAATCTGTCATTAGTCCTAAAGAATATGACATAAACTCTAGATACACCGGTGTGAACAAATTTGACATGGTTTCCAACATTGTTTCTGTTGTAATTGACGGGTCTTCAAATACATACTCTGTCAAATATGCTCTAAGTGGCTCATATTGCTCAAGTACTCTATCGACACATTCTTTAATAGATAACCATCTTGTTATGGCTGGAGAGAGTATCTTGTGAATTTTCACttgaaaaaaattttggaacTCTATAAATTTGTGTCTCCTCAAAGCACTCCTATTAAAATGACTGCCTATGTTCCGTAGCAGATCTTCCACATGCCTAGGTAATTTTAAACAGGCTTTTGATGTAGCTAAATGTGCCATATGACATGAGCATCTAATGCATACTATGTGTGGAAATTCTTCTTTTAACTTGGAAAATACAGAGTTAAACTCTCCAACCATAACATTGGTGGTATCTGATGAAAACCCTACAAAATTAGTCAGTGGAATATTCTTTGAAGTTAAACAGTTCTTTAGAATACCATATAAATCACTAGCTGTTGATCCATGAGCCTCGACAAGATCAAAAAATTGTGTTTTGGTTgaattattttcataaattatagtaGTGAATGCACATTGCTTTTTTACTGAAATATCAGTAGTTTCATCCATaaccaaagaaaaaaaacatCCTGGCTCCCTTAATTTAATATATAGTTCTTCAAGAAAATTATACCCCAAGTTATTGCAAATAATTGACTTAGCTTTGGTTCGTTTTAAGTGTAATTGTTTAGCAATTTTCGAGTCATAACATATATTTTGAATTAAAGGAGTTAGGGTGTCTACTAATAAAAATGGCAGGTTATTGCTTGCCAACAAGGCACATAACTTTAACTCTGCCGTTTTTACAGCTACATCATCAGCATTTGGTTTATACAATTCAGTGAGTTTAGTATTGCTCGCCACTTTTGTCCAATTTAATTTATGCCTTTCACTTATTGAATGTTTTAGTAATACACTTTTATGAGCTACAATATCACAATCACATACCTTGCAATAGGCGTACTCATTACCCTCAGATGATggttgttttattgatttttctaacCAATTCTTAAACTGTGGTACACTTTTCCAAGAGCTGTTAAAAGTCTTCTTTTTTTCACTCTTTGAtgctttctctatttttattttcttttttgctgGTGTAGGATCATTCTAAAAATATAATCATAATTTAGATGgtgtaaatcaataaaatattagtcaaagtCAAATACAAATGTATTTCACTACTGTAGTAGTTTTAAATCTTTCTCATATTATACCTAATTTCTGTAATTATATCTGATATTTGTAGTTTatagtttaatttaattatattatctatataattttaataaataaatacgatATGAAGTCtgtgtttttatgtaatttttataaaattatcaatTGCTTCAATACATTACCATAGTATCGCCATTGTCACTCATAATATGAGAATGTGTGGGAGCAGGATAAATAGGGGAGCCTTCAACTTGATGACTGCAACCTGGCTTTTCTACATCAAGTGGTACTGGGGAATCTTTCTGCTTATTTGTCTCTGTTTCCTGATGTTTACTCTAAAAAACAATTTGCTTTattaaaacacaaaatttaattttaagaagCTTAAAAGATCTATACAAAATCTACTGAACTTTTACCTCTCATTCACAGCAGGTATATGTTggtaattttgatttttgaagaagcatAAAGATATTGTAAACTATATGGTACTTAAAAAAACCAATAAGTACCATTAATTATTGTATAGGAAATGATTTTTTGATgtgaacaaaaaataattattttaaactattGAACATGCATCCTAGAAGGTACAAATTTAGTTATGGTTAATGCTTATGTGATttctctattatatatatatatatatatatatatatatatatatatatatatatatatatatatatatatataaatgattgtaacttttaactattttttatatttaccttAAAACTGAAAAGCCACTTAtccattttctatatattttttagtttctttgcacAAACACAACACACAAAGTAACAGTTGAAGAAGTACActtgaataattaattttttttttcaatttgtgccttatatttatatatgtaatttAATGTGAAATCCCtgtaaatacaaatgtgaagtacctacctactcaaatatatgtgaaacctttccTTCAATGTGTATTGATTGGGTATTGTCAGATAGGGGGATTTTTCTGGTGAGAAATATTTGCTTGGGGAATAACAGGGCACTTTATAGTTAGATTCTTACTACAAAGAATGAAAAATGATTTTAAtgtaaatgttatttatattatacaaatgaCCTTTTCCTTTTCAGTACCTTTCAATAATTGCTCCCTCCAAATAATGgtgaaatttttaaaacaaatttattttttggttttgaGATATTTAATATGTCTTGGCAGACCTCACCCGCCTACTCCTGTTACTATGGGAAATTGAGATTCATATACTTGTTATGCAGTTTTTTTCGGTTTCTTACAAATTATTACATATATAGAAATTATTACATTTTATGATCTGACAAAGTAAGGAATAGAGATTCCTATAATTTTGTTAGATACACTTCTAGATGTTAACCTATGGTATTATTCTATGGCCTCATGAATGTTGCTGCTGTCAATTCGttcgaattataaaaaaaacaattcagaagaatttaaacattgctgaaaaatatttgaaagatttaggaatatgacaaaataaaatatgagGAAAGCTTTGAACCCTCATTTAGCTTGAGTTGTACAACAACCAGCATTACACTTATCAAATACCCCTATACCAGGCCCATTAGAAATGACCaccaataaaaaaaagaaattgcaaatactAAAAAAGATAGAAAACGCGATATTTTTGCACATTTTGTCTGTCCTGGTTGTGTATGGAGAACATTGTAGCATGTTGCTCTGAATGCACAGAGAACAATTTGGAGTAAaattcaaagttgtattttgagcagagaatttttctgtttattgttataaccaaatttgtgtaggttaatatttgtattttaataaaacatctgTAGGAATTTTGGAAAACATTTGTTTACCAAGTGCTAATAAAAGTTAAACAAAGCAGAAAATTAAAGGTTTTAGATTAATtcctatattttttgaaaaataaaacaacaaaaatagaataacataaGGTCCTTAAGTAATAGACACGTAAACCgacaaaatacttaaaaacattaTGTGAATGTTATCTGAAATTTGTAAGTCATTTAAATTTTGGTCCTGATGGACTCCACAGGTGACTTTTTCAGACCACCCGTCCACTCCCGGGTTAACCCTAAACCACTCTTAATGAAGGTGACTCAGGTGGCCGAAAATCAATTTTTACATGTTGTAAATTTATTTTCGATATAATGCCGCCATAGAATGGAAATTTTCTTccataaagtaatttttatttgctAAAGTTAATGCTGTATAACTATAAAATGTCAGGTCAGTACAAACATctttttttaaaggaaaaaagaaGACGCGGACTCTTCTTATAAACGTTGTAAGCTGTGGCTTGGCCTTGGCTTTTTCTTTTGCTTAGCTGGATTATGCGAAATTGTGCGATTTTATGAAG from Diabrotica undecimpunctata isolate CICGRU chromosome 4, icDiaUnde3, whole genome shotgun sequence encodes:
- the LOC140439629 gene encoding uncharacterized protein is translated as MDKWLFSFKSKHQETETNKQKDSPVPLDVEKPGCSHQVEGSPIYPAPTHSHIMSDNGDTMNDPTPAKKKIKIEKASKSEKKKTFNSSWKSVPQFKNWLEKSIKQPSSEGNEYAYCKVCDCDIVAHKSVLLKHSISERHKLNWTKVASNTKLTELYKPNADDVAVKTAELKLCALLASNNLPFLLVDTLTPLIQNICYDSKIAKQLHLKRTKAKSIICNNLGYNFLEELYIKLREPGCFFSLVMDETTDISVKKQCAFTTIIYENNSTKTQFFDLVEAHGSTASDLYGILKNCLTSKNIPLTNFVGFSSDTTNVMVGEFNSVFSKLKEEFPHIVCIRCSCHMAHLATSKACLKLPRHVEDLLRNIGSHFNRSALRRHKFIEFQNFFQVKIHKILSPAITRWLSIKECVDRVLEQYEPLRAYLTEYVFEDPSITTETMLETMSNLFTPVYLEFMSYSLGLMTDFNLLFQSEKPLLCKVQPQTETLLRTLCSNFIKMSVIKRTNDIFRLNHENPTNFVSLHDIYIGVAATESLKELKKKPNLNQKEFDSFLNVF